The following are encoded together in the Geobacter sulfurreducens PCA genome:
- the cas3 gene encoding CRISPR-associated helicase/endonuclease Cas3, giving the protein MESLTVPEYVWYWGKAEKDAGGYHLLPYHCLDVAAVAAVWWDASPTIRRSFSSHASCSEVQSRAWLLFFVALHDYGKFDLRFQLKVREVWEKLHPLAGQGASLPSQFDINQYQHGESGLFWFKKDFFALNGCEPTADSLFIDDEPLQWSNWKPWVEAVTGHHGHVKQAEYASDASLSVSVDGRFAEIDQTARKEWLKALEQLFLRPAGLSLDNAPPPPSPLLAGFCSVSDWLASRCDDTNFSFHQSPLSISDYFTQKFSQDAPAILAFSGLNGTAKSYGGISDLLPAIATPRPLQTKVDQLPLQDGLTIIEAPTGSGKTEAALAHAWRLLATGQADSIIFALPTQATANAMLGRLESLAERIFTNSPNLLLAHGNARFNRTFTDLKRRGYSDVADPDGWTQCGEWLAESRKRVFLGQIGVCTIDQVLISVLPVKHRFVRGLGVGRSVLIVDEVHAYDAYMYGLLEEVLRQQRQCGGSAILLSATLPATLKQQLAAAWGDQRTECNPSAAYPLLTWLGNVDFPPISLARHETPKPVTVEIEALRLEGMEPDQTLLARLVRAAESGAQVAVICNMVNDAQRIAAALREMTSAPVGLFHARYRFKDRQIRESEVIDCFGPSGKREQGRILVATQVVEQSLDLDFDWLVTQLCPVDLLFQRMGRLHRHPRASRPAGYDKPVCTILLPCECNYGYTGKIYADTRVLWRTEQLLASASAGQVTFPAAYREWIESAYQEKSWGTEPDLVIAGFEKFKDKTWSKTYSAKEMIRKAFEITPFSDSDENVTAVTRDDEMGLTVIPVIDSPKGRRFLDGGLLGDLDEFRRAEELALNSINVPARWSGWLKALCEIDDERRYWLTMTEQGEGCYVREGEKVAFRYHCDTGLERVK; this is encoded by the coding sequence ATGGAAAGTCTTACTGTCCCGGAGTATGTTTGGTATTGGGGGAAGGCTGAGAAGGATGCAGGCGGTTACCATCTCTTGCCGTACCATTGCCTCGACGTCGCGGCTGTGGCCGCAGTCTGGTGGGATGCGAGTCCGACTATCCGGCGCAGCTTCTCCAGTCATGCGAGTTGCTCCGAGGTTCAGAGCCGCGCCTGGCTGCTCTTCTTTGTCGCATTGCACGATTATGGCAAATTCGATCTGCGCTTCCAACTGAAGGTCAGGGAGGTGTGGGAGAAGCTGCATCCGTTGGCAGGTCAGGGGGCAAGCCTGCCTTCGCAATTTGACATCAACCAATACCAGCACGGCGAGAGCGGCCTCTTCTGGTTCAAGAAAGATTTTTTCGCCTTAAACGGATGCGAGCCCACTGCTGATTCACTTTTTATCGACGATGAACCGCTCCAGTGGTCGAACTGGAAACCGTGGGTCGAAGCGGTGACGGGTCATCATGGCCATGTGAAACAGGCGGAATATGCAAGTGATGCGTCTCTTTCTGTTTCGGTCGACGGCAGATTCGCCGAGATCGATCAAACAGCCCGGAAAGAGTGGCTAAAAGCATTGGAGCAACTTTTCCTGCGACCGGCCGGCCTTTCCCTCGATAACGCTCCGCCTCCTCCATCGCCGCTACTGGCCGGATTCTGTTCCGTGTCAGACTGGCTGGCTTCCCGTTGCGACGACACCAATTTCTCCTTCCATCAGTCACCGCTGTCAATCTCGGACTATTTCACACAAAAATTCTCACAGGACGCTCCTGCCATCCTTGCTTTCTCCGGGCTTAACGGCACAGCCAAGAGCTACGGTGGCATATCCGACCTTCTCCCTGCCATCGCAACGCCTCGTCCACTGCAAACCAAGGTCGATCAGTTACCGCTTCAGGACGGTTTGACCATCATTGAAGCACCGACCGGATCAGGCAAGACCGAAGCTGCCCTTGCCCATGCCTGGCGGTTGCTGGCTACCGGGCAAGCCGATTCGATCATCTTCGCGCTCCCCACGCAGGCCACTGCCAACGCCATGCTGGGCCGACTTGAATCGCTGGCTGAACGTATTTTTACCAACAGCCCGAACCTCTTACTGGCCCATGGCAATGCCCGGTTCAACCGGACCTTCACGGACCTCAAGCGCAGAGGGTATAGCGACGTCGCCGACCCGGACGGCTGGACACAATGTGGGGAATGGCTGGCGGAGAGTCGCAAGCGGGTTTTTCTCGGACAGATCGGAGTCTGCACCATCGATCAGGTCCTGATTTCCGTATTGCCGGTCAAACATCGCTTCGTGCGTGGCCTTGGGGTGGGACGAAGCGTGCTGATCGTGGATGAGGTGCATGCCTACGACGCCTACATGTACGGCCTGCTTGAAGAAGTCTTGCGTCAGCAGCGCCAGTGCGGCGGCTCGGCCATCCTGTTATCGGCCACCCTGCCCGCAACGCTGAAGCAACAACTCGCAGCGGCCTGGGGAGACCAACGCACCGAATGCAACCCATCGGCAGCCTATCCGTTGTTGACTTGGCTCGGAAATGTGGATTTCCCGCCTATTTCGTTGGCTCGCCATGAAACGCCAAAACCGGTCACGGTTGAAATTGAAGCCCTGCGGCTTGAGGGAATGGAACCAGACCAGACCTTGCTCGCTCGCCTTGTCAGGGCTGCAGAGAGTGGCGCGCAGGTTGCGGTGATCTGCAATATGGTCAACGATGCCCAGAGAATCGCCGCTGCCCTGAGAGAGATGACATCCGCTCCGGTCGGCCTCTTTCATGCGCGTTACCGCTTCAAGGATCGGCAAATCAGAGAAAGCGAGGTCATCGACTGTTTCGGTCCCAGCGGCAAACGCGAACAGGGACGCATTCTGGTTGCCACTCAAGTTGTCGAGCAATCTCTCGATCTGGATTTCGATTGGCTGGTCACCCAGTTGTGCCCGGTCGACCTCCTCTTTCAGCGCATGGGGAGACTGCATCGTCATCCACGCGCATCGCGACCTGCTGGGTATGACAAGCCAGTCTGCACTATCCTTCTCCCGTGCGAATGCAATTACGGCTACACCGGGAAAATCTATGCGGATACCCGAGTGCTTTGGCGCACCGAACAGTTGTTGGCTTCCGCATCCGCCGGTCAGGTTACGTTCCCGGCTGCCTATCGGGAATGGATCGAGAGTGCCTATCAAGAGAAGTCTTGGGGTACAGAGCCAGATTTGGTGATTGCAGGGTTCGAGAAGTTCAAGGACAAAACCTGGAGTAAGACTTATAGCGCCAAGGAGATGATTCGGAAGGCATTTGAAATCACCCCCTTTTCGGATTCAGATGAAAATGTCACCGCCGTTACCCGTGACGATGAAATGGGGCTGACGGTGATCCCGGTCATCGATTCGCCAAAGGGGCGGCGCTTCCTCGATGGTGGATTGCTTGGTGATCTGGATGAATTCCGCAGGGCAGAGGAGTTGGCTCTCAACAGTATCAATGTCCCTGCGCGCTGGAGTGGTTGGCTGAAAGCGTTGTGCGAAATTGACGACGAAAGACGATACTGGCTCACCATGACGGAACAAGGAGAGGGGTGCTATGTGCGTGAAGGGGAAAAGGTTGCTTTCAGGTATCACTGCGATACCGGACTGGAGAGGGTGAAATGA
- the casA gene encoding type I-E CRISPR-associated protein Cse1/CasA: MNLLTEAWIPVRPLPAGAACKLTLRQLLCEDGRWELCLPRDDMELAALQLLICMTQVFFPPQSTAALKQRIVAPLSLDEFESGCAPYREWFRLDHPDFPFMQVRNVSAKDPTPMDKLLAGLTGATNSCFVNEPGLGACLCGGCAAIALFNQSSNAPSFGGGFKGSLRGGAPVTTLVQGEHLRQTVWLNVLSEERLTQIIPWHHATRSQQPTWVAPIKAGETIPSQAIGVLRGLFWQPGHLELMPPQGEQACICCGFVEKQVYAGFNKAKFNYTIDGLWPHPHGPRISSVKKGEREEKFVSFTTAAPAWTHLSRFVVQRQTTNSKEEGQEPAAVVRQAQGLLNKLRLAVGGYRNNQASILERRHELIFLNDGWSGHTEVVHALVGQAVGYRDALNKALFVFSTGFKEIKGAGVKVHELAKEQFYRRSEDTVLDTLARIDFEQAALALLAMGDGLHGIVVGLFNESVAPYRNDPELIRTTAVARKTLYKHLNALKPQRDGRRDDGTNA, translated from the coding sequence ATGAATCTGCTGACCGAAGCATGGATACCTGTGCGGCCATTACCGGCCGGTGCGGCGTGCAAACTCACGTTGCGGCAACTGTTGTGCGAGGACGGCCGATGGGAGCTGTGCCTACCGCGCGACGACATGGAACTGGCAGCCCTGCAATTGCTGATCTGCATGACGCAGGTTTTCTTTCCGCCGCAGAGCACTGCCGCGTTGAAACAGCGGATAGTTGCTCCGTTGTCGTTGGATGAGTTTGAGAGCGGTTGTGCGCCCTATCGCGAGTGGTTCCGGCTCGACCATCCCGACTTTCCGTTCATGCAGGTGCGCAACGTCAGCGCCAAGGACCCGACTCCCATGGATAAGTTGCTGGCGGGACTGACGGGGGCGACAAACAGTTGCTTTGTGAACGAACCGGGGTTGGGCGCCTGCTTGTGCGGTGGCTGCGCGGCCATCGCCCTGTTCAACCAGTCATCCAATGCGCCGAGTTTTGGCGGCGGGTTCAAGGGGAGTCTGCGCGGTGGAGCGCCGGTGACAACTCTGGTGCAAGGTGAACATTTGAGGCAAACCGTCTGGCTCAATGTCTTGAGTGAAGAGCGTCTGACACAAATTATCCCGTGGCATCACGCAACACGCAGTCAGCAACCGACCTGGGTTGCACCAATCAAGGCGGGCGAGACAATTCCATCACAAGCAATCGGCGTACTGCGCGGGCTCTTCTGGCAGCCGGGACATCTTGAACTGATGCCGCCGCAGGGAGAACAAGCTTGTATCTGTTGCGGTTTTGTCGAGAAACAGGTTTATGCGGGATTCAACAAGGCAAAGTTTAACTACACCATCGACGGACTCTGGCCCCACCCCCACGGCCCCCGTATCAGTTCGGTGAAGAAGGGAGAGCGGGAAGAAAAATTTGTTTCCTTCACCACCGCAGCCCCGGCTTGGACCCATTTGAGCCGGTTTGTCGTGCAGCGGCAAACGACCAACAGTAAAGAGGAAGGTCAGGAGCCGGCCGCGGTGGTGCGGCAGGCGCAGGGACTACTCAATAAGTTACGCCTGGCAGTCGGTGGCTACCGCAACAATCAGGCATCGATTCTTGAGCGGCGCCACGAACTGATTTTTCTCAATGACGGCTGGAGCGGGCATACAGAGGTGGTGCATGCGCTGGTCGGACAGGCGGTCGGGTATCGCGATGCACTGAATAAGGCGCTTTTTGTATTTTCCACGGGCTTCAAAGAGATCAAGGGAGCCGGCGTTAAGGTTCATGAATTGGCTAAGGAGCAATTCTACCGCCGTAGTGAAGATACGGTTCTCGATACCTTGGCACGCATCGACTTTGAACAAGCAGCCCTGGCATTGCTGGCAATGGGGGATGGGCTCCACGGTATTGTCGTTGGGCTTTTTAATGAGTCGGTCGCACCCTACCGCAACGATCCGGAATTAATCCGTACCACAGCCGTGGCGCGTAAGACACTGTACAAGCATTTAAATGCACTCAAACCACAACGGGATGGAAGGAGGGACGATGGAACGAACGCATGA
- the casB gene encoding type I-E CRISPR-associated protein Cse2/CasB, translating into MERTHDFMGLYQAWERLAPGPRAELRRVERPDDLLEVPAFYRLFSGRGTTEWEKGAYQRLIFCLPCIKHSGENISLGRALAKGRGVGEKRLFQVVRSSEPNDMIQLRRILRMAEPTVNWDLAARQLWYWNDRSKRDLLEDYFLNHSN; encoded by the coding sequence ATGGAACGAACGCATGATTTCATGGGCCTCTATCAGGCATGGGAGCGGCTGGCTCCGGGCCCGAGAGCCGAGTTGCGCCGAGTCGAACGCCCGGACGATCTACTGGAAGTGCCGGCTTTTTATCGGCTCTTCAGCGGTCGGGGAACCACGGAGTGGGAAAAGGGAGCCTACCAGAGACTGATCTTCTGCCTGCCGTGCATCAAACACAGCGGCGAGAATATCAGCCTGGGCAGAGCGTTGGCCAAGGGGAGGGGCGTTGGCGAAAAACGTCTTTTTCAGGTTGTGCGCAGCAGCGAGCCCAACGACATGATCCAGTTACGCCGGATTCTGCGTATGGCCGAACCGACCGTGAACTGGGATCTGGCGGCGCGACAACTCTGGTACTGGAATGACCGGAGCAAGCGCGACCTGCTCGAAGATTACTTCCTCAATCACTCGAACTGA